From Pseudomonas putida, one genomic window encodes:
- a CDS encoding sugar O-acetyltransferase: MFLSEKQKMLSGQLYHAGCPELQAEQIATKHWMQRYNTSVDLLNEARNGLLAEHFGHVGEGTVIRPPFYCDYGYNISVGRNTFMNFNCVILDVLPVRIGDDCQIGPAVQIYTADHPLDPEIRRTGLESGRPVTIGNNVWIGGAAVILPGVSIGDNAVVGAGSVVTRDVPAGVTVVGNPARVRG; encoded by the coding sequence ATGTTTCTCAGCGAAAAACAGAAAATGCTTAGTGGTCAGCTCTACCATGCCGGCTGCCCCGAGTTGCAGGCCGAGCAAATCGCCACCAAGCACTGGATGCAGCGCTACAACACCAGCGTCGACCTGCTTAACGAAGCCCGCAACGGCTTGCTTGCCGAGCACTTCGGCCATGTGGGCGAAGGCACGGTCATTCGCCCACCGTTCTATTGCGACTACGGCTACAACATCAGCGTCGGCCGCAATACCTTCATGAATTTCAACTGCGTGATCCTGGACGTGCTGCCGGTACGTATCGGCGATGATTGCCAGATCGGCCCGGCGGTGCAGATCTACACCGCCGATCACCCGCTAGACCCTGAAATTCGGCGTACCGGGCTGGAGAGCGGAAGGCCAGTGACCATCGGCAACAACGTGTGGATTGGTGGCGCGGCGGTCATCCTGCCGGGGGTGAGCATTGGCGACAATGCCGTGGTCGGTGCAGGTAGCGTGGTGACCCGCGATGTGCCGGCGGGTGTGACGGTGGTGGGGAACCCGGCGCGGGTGCGAGGGTGA
- a CDS encoding bacteriocin immunity protein, with protein MTLKEKLEDYTEDEFLTLITELYENRAGRRGAELESFRDMIVFNFRTITEHPDGADVLTRPPANSDKSPRGIVNRIKEWRAANGKPGFKPA; from the coding sequence ATGACCCTCAAGGAAAAATTGGAGGATTACACAGAAGATGAGTTCCTCACACTCATAACAGAGCTATACGAGAATCGCGCAGGCCGTCGCGGCGCTGAGTTGGAAAGTTTTCGAGACATGATTGTTTTCAACTTTAGAACAATCACAGAGCACCCAGATGGAGCAGACGTCCTTACTAGGCCTCCAGCAAACTCGGACAAGAGCCCTCGAGGCATCGTAAACCGTATAAAAGAATGGCGCGCCGCCAACGGCAAACCCGGCTTCAAACCTGCCTGA
- a CDS encoding S-type pyocin domain-containing protein: MSRQGFTELPNSHVGSTRIQYLGPQVLWGHNRIPPHHLVSTLRPGSLVIDLVPQIENDKKTVKQQHEQRQAKLEPDLDQTILAQAGSLAGLSESQAIERRITVVNQLQAQLGPRLEAARQQANRFFGTDPEHRTFREFLAAGRALGAQADPREAWLASYRAAFEVKYLEQQHSQLVRRQHVLRSNLSSARARENSNSSIALSVDRVEQAIVRTLTADHELKEANSTLQRMLTAFGRHRHDDIAQTAALEHSRELVRETSDLLKTRERRHAAGNYQRVQYRRLATDISRLDFDLKFHGPRATEAHRAQAAALQAQASAHAAEHARTSATVEAVGKQLHLQANNAVEAAFDEQALLSTLTGRTPSNTPVTFNAWVASTHHPLVVTTSRGGTAHFEPIWEALGTAIGNAALRLLPGAAKYLTLLLYAARLGDGERMGVTVPLVLLTPGADLTHEANRKVGQTLELPLRMNAVPEGTQTEVYLAATDGSSLLREVRVRQAQWDTTQGAYRFTAEGPGGATLLWHPATPPSTLGTVNPKNSSFTPGAPIVEDLPKHLPGNIIVPPQPDIRTFPELPDLQIDDYVIIFPADSGLAPIYVMLRSPRYLPGVASGNGAVTPNRVLDAASTAAGAPIPARIAERLRGRRFSRFDKLREAIWLEIAVDEEFKQYLELLDADNMRNGLAPFAPESHWVGRRTKIEIHHKHEIANGGAVYDLDNLLLMTPRVHIDHHKESNQ, from the coding sequence ATGTCGCGCCAAGGATTCACCGAACTACCCAACAGCCACGTAGGCAGCACCCGAATTCAATACCTGGGCCCTCAGGTTCTCTGGGGCCATAACCGCATTCCCCCGCATCACCTCGTATCCACTCTCCGCCCAGGCAGCCTGGTAATAGACCTGGTACCGCAGATCGAGAACGACAAGAAAACGGTCAAGCAACAGCACGAACAGCGCCAGGCCAAGCTCGAACCAGACTTGGATCAGACCATTCTCGCACAGGCAGGCTCACTGGCCGGCCTCAGCGAGTCCCAGGCCATCGAGCGCAGAATCACGGTGGTCAACCAGCTACAGGCACAACTGGGCCCACGCCTGGAAGCTGCGCGCCAGCAAGCCAACCGTTTCTTTGGCACAGATCCAGAACATCGCACCTTTCGCGAGTTCCTGGCCGCGGGCCGCGCGCTGGGAGCCCAGGCCGATCCCCGCGAGGCCTGGCTCGCGTCCTACCGGGCTGCATTCGAGGTCAAGTACCTCGAACAACAGCACAGCCAACTGGTCCGGCGCCAACACGTCCTGCGCAGCAACCTGTCAAGCGCCAGAGCCAGAGAAAACAGTAACAGCAGCATCGCCCTGTCAGTGGACCGGGTCGAGCAGGCAATCGTCCGCACGCTCACTGCCGATCACGAGCTAAAAGAAGCGAACAGCACGCTACAGCGCATGCTCACGGCCTTCGGGCGGCACCGGCATGATGACATCGCCCAAACCGCGGCACTGGAGCATAGCCGGGAGCTAGTGCGGGAAACATCCGACCTGCTCAAGACACGTGAACGCCGACACGCCGCAGGTAACTACCAGCGTGTGCAATATCGGCGTCTGGCAACGGACATTTCGCGGCTCGACTTCGACCTGAAGTTTCATGGTCCCCGGGCCACCGAAGCTCACAGGGCCCAAGCGGCTGCCTTGCAGGCCCAGGCATCTGCCCACGCTGCCGAGCATGCTCGTACCTCAGCGACCGTGGAGGCCGTCGGGAAGCAGTTGCATCTGCAGGCGAACAATGCCGTTGAAGCCGCCTTCGATGAGCAGGCTCTGCTCAGCACGCTGACGGGACGTACGCCGAGCAATACCCCTGTCACCTTCAATGCCTGGGTCGCTAGCACCCATCACCCGCTGGTAGTGACCACCTCACGCGGCGGCACGGCGCACTTCGAACCCATCTGGGAGGCGCTGGGCACCGCCATCGGCAACGCTGCGCTGCGGCTGCTACCCGGTGCGGCCAAGTACTTGACATTGCTGCTTTATGCCGCCCGCTTGGGCGATGGCGAACGCATGGGGGTCACAGTCCCGCTCGTCCTGTTGACGCCCGGTGCAGACCTCACCCATGAGGCGAACCGCAAGGTTGGCCAGACCCTTGAGCTACCGCTGCGGATGAATGCCGTGCCCGAGGGGACCCAGACTGAGGTGTACCTGGCAGCCACGGACGGCAGCAGCCTGCTGCGTGAAGTACGTGTGCGCCAGGCCCAGTGGGATACGACTCAGGGCGCCTATCGCTTCACCGCTGAAGGGCCGGGCGGTGCAACACTGCTGTGGCACCCGGCAACGCCGCCATCGACCCTGGGCACCGTCAACCCCAAGAACAGCAGCTTCACCCCGGGCGCCCCCATCGTCGAAGACCTGCCCAAGCACCTACCGGGCAACATCATCGTCCCGCCGCAGCCTGATATTCGAACCTTCCCCGAACTGCCCGACCTGCAGATCGATGACTACGTCATCATCTTCCCCGCAGACTCGGGATTAGCACCGATCTATGTGATGTTGCGCAGCCCACGGTATCTGCCGGGGGTCGCCAGTGGGAATGGTGCAGTTACCCCAAACAGGGTGCTAGATGCCGCTAGCACGGCAGCAGGGGCGCCGATTCCTGCAAGAATTGCGGAAAGGCTGAGGGGGCGAAGGTTCAGCAGGTTCGATAAACTTAGAGAAGCGATATGGTTGGAAATTGCTGTAGATGAGGAGTTCAAGCAATATCTAGAACTGCTGGACGCTGACAACATGCGTAACGGACTTGCTCCATTCGCACCCGAGAGCCATTGGGTAGGAAGACGGACAAAAATAGAGATCCATCACAAGCATGAAATCGCAAACGGTGGCGCTGTGTATGATTTGGACAATCTATTGCTCATGACGCCTCGAGTTCATATTGATCACCACAAGGAGAGCAATCAATGA
- a CDS encoding DUF6436 domain-containing protein, protein MNSRIIKPLSAVIALLVGAVILWQAYTTFQARYLRPFGNQVTLFNGSQLQLPAELAGPGPIRVVHFWDPACPCNVSNQQHLGDLVSQFASQDVAFHVLQKPGSHGLLPANLNSLQPIANVPGSEHLPASPAVAIWDHQGNLAYFGPYSEGAVCNASNSFIEPIIKALLASRPVQATDTLAVGCYCPW, encoded by the coding sequence ATGAATAGCCGAATCATCAAACCGCTGAGCGCGGTAATTGCCTTGCTGGTTGGCGCCGTCATCCTCTGGCAGGCCTACACCACCTTCCAGGCCCGCTACCTGCGCCCGTTCGGCAACCAGGTCACGCTGTTCAATGGCAGCCAGCTGCAGCTCCCCGCCGAGCTGGCCGGCCCCGGCCCGATCCGCGTGGTGCATTTCTGGGACCCTGCCTGCCCGTGCAACGTCAGCAACCAGCAGCACCTGGGCGACCTGGTCAGCCAGTTCGCCAGCCAGGACGTGGCCTTCCACGTGCTGCAAAAGCCCGGCAGCCACGGCCTGTTGCCCGCCAACCTGAACAGCCTGCAGCCCATCGCCAACGTGCCAGGCAGCGAACACCTGCCCGCCTCCCCCGCCGTGGCCATCTGGGACCACCAGGGCAACCTCGCCTATTTCGGCCCTTACAGCGAAGGCGCAGTGTGCAATGCCAGCAACAGCTTCATCGAACCGATCATCAAGGCGTTGCTCGCATCACGACCCGTGCAGGCCACCGATACCTTGGCCGTAGGGTGCTATTGCCCCTGGTAG
- a CDS encoding alpha/beta hydrolase — MPAAFHPDLLRTHLAPLAARQPLTNQAQDYQRFYGLNLPAHSWLGGFQAAGFDLVGQAWLPEQPIATLFLLHGYYDHMGLYRHVIEWALQQGFAVISCDLPGHGLSSGERASISDFAVYQQVLDALFEQARLLQLPHPWHLCGQSTGGAIAVDHLLHQGLQSPVDGQIILLAPLVRPRAWLWSKLSYRVLRHFVNGIERRFSENSNDPTFLPFLEADPLQPRRLPTAWVGALMAWVKRIEAAPCSARRPLIVQGQADGTVDWPYNLEVLKAKFAEPQILLLPEARHHLANELPAIRQRYFDFIDQRLG; from the coding sequence ATGCCCGCTGCTTTTCACCCCGACCTCCTGCGCACCCACCTGGCGCCGCTGGCCGCTCGTCAGCCGTTGACGAACCAGGCGCAGGACTACCAGCGCTTCTACGGCCTGAACTTGCCGGCACACAGCTGGCTGGGCGGGTTCCAGGCGGCGGGCTTCGACCTGGTCGGGCAGGCCTGGTTGCCCGAACAGCCCATCGCCACGCTGTTCTTGCTGCACGGCTACTACGACCACATGGGTCTCTACCGGCATGTGATCGAGTGGGCACTCCAGCAGGGTTTCGCCGTGATCAGCTGCGATCTGCCCGGCCACGGCCTGTCCAGTGGTGAGCGGGCCAGCATCAGTGATTTCGCAGTGTACCAGCAGGTACTGGACGCCCTGTTCGAACAGGCGCGCCTGCTGCAGCTGCCGCACCCCTGGCACCTGTGCGGGCAGAGCACGGGCGGCGCCATCGCCGTCGATCACCTGTTGCATCAGGGGCTACAGAGCCCGGTTGATGGCCAGATCATTCTGCTTGCCCCGCTCGTGCGCCCACGCGCGTGGCTGTGGTCGAAACTCAGTTATCGAGTGTTGCGCCACTTCGTCAATGGCATTGAGCGGCGCTTCAGCGAGAACAGCAATGACCCGACGTTCCTGCCGTTCCTGGAGGCCGACCCGCTTCAGCCTCGGCGCCTGCCGACAGCCTGGGTCGGCGCGCTGATGGCCTGGGTCAAGCGGATCGAGGCTGCGCCCTGCAGTGCGCGGCGACCATTGATCGTGCAGGGGCAGGCTGACGGCACAGTGGACTGGCCCTACAACCTCGAAGTGCTCAAGGCCAAGTTCGCCGAGCCCCAGATACTGCTGCTGCCCGAAGCCCGTCACCACCTGGCCAACGAACTGCCGGCCATCCGCCAGCGCTATTTCGACTTCATCGACCAGCGCTTGGGCTGA
- a CDS encoding DUF2059 domain-containing protein, whose product MRRLFFLILLMICTVPVWADSLDQLYKAAGWPDQRAHFNDAVSAAQQRYRNSLPPAVYQALVSNSNQRFQAEAMDRRAQAQLRSALPDPAPALAFFQSPLGRKIVAAELLATRKDQLAKHAKGLPKIQASDDRLLIIGHLAQALPAREAGAEVSLAIADVAADSLSSMIPGLFGGGQAQGLLDGQRQRLMNQIGEDLNNTLLYVYRDLSDAELEEFATFAESPEGKAYYQAAVAAVRAGLAVGQSGANLK is encoded by the coding sequence ATGCGCCGTCTGTTTTTCCTGATTTTGCTGATGATCTGCACCGTGCCTGTCTGGGCAGACAGCCTCGATCAGCTCTACAAGGCCGCCGGCTGGCCCGACCAGCGCGCCCATTTCAATGATGCCGTGAGCGCCGCCCAGCAGCGCTACCGCAACAGCCTGCCGCCTGCGGTTTACCAGGCGCTGGTCAGCAACAGCAATCAGCGCTTCCAAGCTGAGGCCATGGACCGCCGTGCCCAGGCACAATTGCGCAGCGCGCTGCCCGACCCTGCGCCGGCGCTGGCCTTTTTCCAGTCACCGCTGGGGCGCAAGATCGTAGCTGCCGAACTGCTGGCCACTCGCAAGGACCAACTGGCCAAGCACGCCAAGGGCTTGCCGAAAATCCAGGCCAGCGATGACCGTCTGCTGATCATCGGGCACCTGGCTCAGGCCCTCCCGGCCCGCGAAGCCGGTGCCGAGGTTAGCCTGGCGATCGCCGACGTAGCGGCGGACAGCCTCAGTTCGATGATCCCCGGCCTGTTCGGCGGTGGCCAGGCCCAAGGCCTGCTCGATGGCCAGCGCCAGCGGCTGATGAACCAGATTGGCGAAGACCTCAACAACACGTTGCTATACGTGTACCGCGACCTGTCCGACGCCGAGCTGGAAGAGTTCGCCACCTTCGCCGAGTCACCCGAAGGCAAAGCGTACTACCAAGCCGCCGTGGCAGCTGTGCGCGCCGGCCTGGCTGTCGGCCAGAGCGGCGCGAACCTCAAGTGA
- a CDS encoding 2OG-Fe(II) oxygenase translates to MMRAMPISPENPMLAAVVDDLATRGWSQQALFLPAELVGALAAECRRRDAEGQLNPAGVGRGVAQEVREAIRGDQIQWIDPGQAQACDQYLEAMDQLRLAINQGLFLGLEDFECHFALYPAGAFYRRHLDRFRDDDRRMVSAVLYLNENWQPQDGGQLRMFLADAVEHDVLPVAGCLVVFLSGEVPHEVLPAGRERLSLTGWFRRRGNDPF, encoded by the coding sequence ATGATGCGCGCCATGCCTATCTCCCCTGAAAACCCGATGCTTGCAGCCGTCGTTGACGATCTGGCCACCCGTGGCTGGTCGCAGCAGGCCCTTTTCCTGCCTGCTGAGCTAGTCGGCGCGCTTGCGGCCGAGTGTCGTCGGCGTGATGCCGAAGGCCAGCTCAACCCCGCTGGGGTGGGGCGCGGTGTGGCCCAGGAGGTGCGCGAGGCGATCCGCGGGGACCAGATCCAGTGGATCGACCCGGGTCAGGCCCAGGCCTGCGATCAGTACCTTGAAGCGATGGACCAGTTGCGTCTGGCCATCAACCAGGGGCTGTTCCTGGGCCTTGAAGACTTCGAGTGTCACTTCGCCCTGTACCCGGCAGGTGCGTTCTACCGTCGCCACCTTGACCGTTTCCGCGACGACGACCGGCGCATGGTTTCGGCCGTGCTTTACCTCAATGAAAACTGGCAGCCGCAGGATGGTGGCCAGTTGCGCATGTTCCTGGCTGACGCTGTCGAGCATGATGTGCTGCCCGTGGCCGGTTGCCTGGTGGTGTTTCTATCGGGTGAAGTGCCTCACGAAGTCTTGCCTGCGGGGCGTGAGCGGCTTTCGTTGACGGGGTGGTTCCGGCGCCGTGGCAATGACCCGTTCTGA
- a CDS encoding DUF523 domain-containing protein gives MTRSDPPKVLVSACLLGQPVRYDGRASGHPDLLQRWQAEGRVVPLCPEVAGGLPTPRPPAEIPGGQGGEVLDGATQVLTIDGEDVSAAFLAGARQALKLVRRHGIRVAVLKAGSPSCGNRLTYDGTFAGVKVPGQGVTTALLRREGVLVFSELELEEAQRALAGLSA, from the coding sequence ATGACCCGTTCTGACCCGCCCAAGGTGCTGGTCAGCGCCTGCCTGTTGGGGCAACCGGTGCGGTATGACGGGCGGGCCAGCGGCCATCCTGATCTGTTGCAGCGCTGGCAGGCTGAAGGGCGTGTGGTGCCGTTGTGCCCGGAGGTGGCGGGTGGCCTGCCCACACCGCGCCCGCCCGCGGAGATACCGGGCGGGCAGGGCGGCGAGGTGCTCGATGGCGCCACGCAGGTGCTGACGATCGATGGCGAGGACGTAAGCGCGGCCTTTCTTGCCGGTGCCCGGCAGGCGCTAAAGCTGGTGCGTCGGCATGGCATCCGGGTGGCGGTGCTCAAGGCGGGCAGCCCTTCGTGTGGCAACCGCTTGACCTACGATGGCACGTTCGCTGGGGTGAAAGTGCCAGGGCAGGGGGTGACCACCGCACTGCTGCGGCGGGAGGGGGTGCTGGTGTTCAGCGAGCTGGAGCTGGAAGAGGCCCAGCGAGCGCTGGCTGGGCTGTCAGCCTAG
- a CDS encoding substrate-binding periplasmic protein encodes MRSTLGVLLAVLITPLAQAELIDEIADRGELRIAVQADNSPYAFKENEHLTGFEIEFGQELAKQLDLRVEFIETPEAEILPGVETGKYDITLTPAENAPKADTPFDLSQPFGERKLVIPFQKDNPAFESAVNNALQRLKDSGRTAELEQKWFKGVQQTATGE; translated from the coding sequence ATGCGTTCGACGCTGGGTGTACTGCTGGCAGTACTGATCACGCCATTGGCTCAAGCCGAGCTGATAGACGAAATCGCCGACCGGGGCGAACTGCGCATTGCCGTACAGGCCGACAACTCGCCGTATGCCTTCAAGGAAAACGAGCACCTGACCGGCTTTGAGATCGAGTTCGGCCAAGAGCTGGCCAAACAACTGGACCTGCGTGTCGAGTTCATTGAAACACCTGAGGCCGAGATACTCCCCGGTGTTGAAACGGGCAAATACGACATCACCCTGACCCCAGCGGAAAATGCCCCCAAGGCCGACACACCGTTCGACCTGAGCCAGCCTTTTGGCGAGAGGAAACTGGTCATCCCGTTCCAGAAAGACAACCCGGCGTTCGAGAGCGCGGTGAACAATGCGCTGCAGCGCCTCAAGGACAGCGGCCGAACGGCGGAGCTTGAGCAGAAGTGGTTCAAGGGTGTGCAGCAGACGGCTACCGGAGAGTAA
- a CDS encoding DUF4399 domain-containing protein, which translates to MNSLFSRAAVAGLLMGASVLASAADALKSQEPPKDAKVFIVSPADGATVDKTFTVKFGIEGMGLKPAGDQTPHTGHHHLLVDVDKEPAADQPLPTSLMPEGGAALPAGPQVLHFGKAQTETTLTLTPGKHTLQLVLGDRYHVPFKPSVESKKITVEVK; encoded by the coding sequence ATGAACAGCCTATTTTCGCGTGCTGCCGTAGCCGGTCTGCTGATGGGGGCCTCGGTACTGGCCAGCGCTGCGGATGCGCTGAAGAGCCAGGAGCCGCCCAAGGATGCCAAGGTCTTCATCGTTTCCCCCGCTGATGGTGCGACGGTCGACAAGACCTTCACCGTCAAGTTTGGCATCGAAGGCATGGGGCTCAAACCTGCGGGTGACCAGACCCCGCACACGGGCCACCACCACCTGCTGGTGGATGTGGACAAGGAGCCTGCAGCCGATCAGCCACTGCCGACCAGCTTGATGCCTGAAGGCGGGGCAGCGCTGCCAGCCGGCCCACAGGTGCTGCACTTCGGCAAGGCCCAGACCGAGACCACCCTTACCCTGACGCCGGGCAAGCACACCCTGCAGTTGGTGCTGGGTGACCGGTATCACGTACCGTTCAAGCCAAGCGTTGAGTCGAAGAAGATCACGGTCGAAGTGAAGTAA
- the serA gene encoding phosphoglycerate dehydrogenase, whose protein sequence is MSKTSLDKSKIRFLLLEGVHQNAVDTLKAAGYTNIEYLTGSLPEAELKEKIADAHFIGIRSRTQLTEEIFDCAKKLVAVGCFCIGTNQVDLDAARERGIAVFNAPYSNTRSVAELVLAEAILLLRGIPEKNASCHRGGWIKSAANSFEIRGKKLGIVGYGSIGTQLSVLAESLGMQVYFYDPLTKLPLGNAVQVTSLHELLGLADIVSLHVPELPSTQWMIGEKEIRAMKKGSILINAARGTVVELDHLAAAIKDKHLIGAAIDVFPVEPRSNDEEFESPLRGLDNVILTPHIGGSTAEAQANIGLEVAEKLVKYSDNGTSVSSVNFPEVALPAHPGKHRLLHIHENIPGVLSEINKVFAENGINISGQFLQTNEKVGYVVIDVDAEYSDLAQEKLQHVKGTIRSRVLF, encoded by the coding sequence ATGAGCAAGACTTCTCTCGACAAGAGCAAGATCAGGTTCCTTCTCCTTGAAGGTGTGCACCAGAACGCGGTGGATACCCTCAAGGCCGCCGGGTACACCAACATCGAGTACCTCACTGGCTCGCTGCCGGAAGCGGAACTCAAGGAAAAGATCGCCGATGCCCACTTCATCGGCATCCGTTCGCGTACCCAGCTGACCGAAGAGATCTTCGACTGCGCCAAGAAACTGGTCGCCGTCGGTTGCTTCTGCATCGGCACCAACCAGGTCGATCTGGACGCTGCCCGCGAACGCGGTATTGCCGTGTTCAACGCGCCATACTCCAACACCCGCTCGGTGGCCGAGCTGGTGCTGGCCGAAGCCATCCTGCTGCTGCGCGGCATCCCCGAGAAAAACGCCTCCTGCCACCGTGGCGGCTGGATCAAGAGCGCTGCCAACTCGTTCGAAATCCGCGGCAAGAAGCTGGGCATCGTCGGCTACGGCTCGATCGGTACCCAACTGTCGGTACTGGCCGAGAGCCTGGGCATGCAGGTCTACTTCTACGACCCGCTGACCAAGCTGCCGCTGGGCAACGCCGTACAGGTCACCAGCCTGCACGAACTGCTGGGCCTGGCCGACATCGTCTCGCTGCATGTGCCTGAGCTGCCATCCACCCAGTGGATGATCGGTGAAAAAGAAATCCGCGCGATGAAGAAGGGCTCGATCCTGATCAACGCCGCCCGTGGCACCGTGGTAGAGCTGGACCATCTGGCCGCGGCCATCAAAGACAAGCACCTGATCGGCGCCGCCATCGACGTATTCCCGGTCGAGCCGCGCTCCAACGATGAAGAGTTCGAAAGCCCGCTGCGCGGCCTGGACAACGTGATCCTGACCCCGCACATCGGTGGCTCCACCGCCGAGGCCCAAGCCAACATCGGCCTGGAAGTGGCCGAGAAACTGGTCAAGTACAGCGACAACGGTACCTCTGTATCGTCGGTCAACTTCCCGGAAGTCGCCCTGCCGGCGCACCCGGGCAAGCACCGCCTGCTGCACATCCACGAAAACATCCCGGGCGTGCTCAGCGAGATCAACAAAGTCTTCGCCGAGAACGGTATCAACATCTCCGGTCAGTTCCTGCAGACCAACGAGAAAGTGGGTTACGTGGTCATCGACGTTGACGCCGAGTACTCCGACCTGGCGCAAGAGAAGCTGCAGCACGTCAAGGGCACCATCCGCTCGCGCGTACTGTTCTGA
- a CDS encoding FAD-binding oxidoreductase encodes MTQPAVIDELMTLVDPGKVLTDAVSLETYGKDWTKHFPPAPTAIVFPKSVEQVQAIVGWANRHQVALVPSGGRTGLSAGAVAANGEVVVAFDYMNQILDFNAFDRTVVCQPGVITRQLQAFAEEQGLYYPVDFASSGSSQIGGNIGTNAGGIKVIRYGMTRNWVAGLKVVTGKGELLELNKDLIKNATGYDLRQLFIGAEGTLGFVVEATMRLDRAPRNLTAMVLGTPDFDSIMPVLHAFQGKLDLTAFEFFSDKGLAKIMARGDVPAPFATDCPFYALLEFEASTEDVANEALATFEHCVEQGWVLDGVMSQSEAQLRNLWKLREYLSETISHWTPYKNDISVTVSKVPAFLRDIDAIVSEHYPDYEVVWYGHIGDGNLHLNILKPETMSKDDFFASCAKVNKWVFDIVQRYNGSISAEHGVGMTKRDYLGYSRSPQEIACMKAIKAVFDPNGIMNPGKIFAPE; translated from the coding sequence ATGACGCAGCCCGCGGTAATTGATGAACTGATGACCTTGGTAGACCCTGGCAAGGTCCTGACCGATGCCGTTTCCCTGGAAACGTACGGCAAGGACTGGACCAAGCATTTCCCGCCCGCGCCGACTGCCATCGTGTTCCCCAAAAGCGTGGAACAGGTTCAGGCCATCGTTGGCTGGGCCAATCGCCATCAGGTTGCCCTGGTGCCTTCCGGCGGTCGGACCGGGCTCTCCGCCGGTGCCGTGGCAGCCAATGGTGAAGTGGTGGTCGCCTTCGACTACATGAACCAGATTCTCGATTTCAATGCCTTCGATCGCACGGTGGTCTGCCAGCCTGGGGTCATCACCCGCCAGCTGCAGGCATTCGCCGAAGAACAGGGGCTTTATTACCCGGTGGATTTCGCCTCGAGCGGCTCCAGCCAGATTGGCGGTAACATCGGCACAAACGCCGGTGGTATCAAGGTCATTCGCTATGGCATGACCCGTAACTGGGTCGCTGGCCTCAAAGTTGTCACGGGCAAGGGCGAACTGCTCGAGCTGAACAAGGACCTCATCAAGAACGCCACGGGCTATGACCTGCGCCAGTTGTTCATCGGCGCCGAAGGCACCCTGGGGTTCGTGGTCGAGGCGACCATGCGCCTGGACCGCGCCCCACGCAACCTCACCGCGATGGTGCTGGGCACGCCGGACTTCGATTCGATCATGCCGGTGTTGCATGCCTTCCAGGGCAAGCTTGACCTCACGGCATTCGAGTTCTTTTCCGACAAGGGCCTGGCCAAGATCATGGCCCGTGGCGACGTTCCTGCGCCGTTCGCCACCGACTGCCCGTTCTATGCCTTGCTGGAGTTCGAGGCCAGTACCGAGGACGTGGCCAACGAAGCGCTGGCCACTTTCGAGCACTGCGTCGAGCAAGGCTGGGTGCTGGACGGGGTGATGAGCCAGAGCGAAGCCCAGTTGCGAAACCTCTGGAAGCTGCGCGAATACTTGTCCGAAACCATCTCCCACTGGACGCCGTACAAGAACGACATTTCGGTCACGGTTTCCAAGGTGCCGGCCTTCCTGCGTGACATCGATGCCATCGTCAGCGAGCACTATCCCGACTATGAGGTGGTGTGGTACGGGCACATCGGTGACGGCAACCTGCACCTGAACATCCTCAAGCCCGAGACCATGAGCAAAGACGATTTCTTCGCTTCATGCGCCAAGGTCAACAAGTGGGTGTTCGACATCGTCCAGCGCTATAACGGCTCGATCTCCGCCGAGCACGGTGTGGGCATGACAAAGCGCGATTACCTTGGCTACAGCCGCTCACCGCAGGAAATCGCCTGCATGAAGGCGATAAAGGCCGTCTTCGACCCTAACGGCATCATGAATCCGGGTAAGATCTTCGCTCCTGAATAA